GAActtgtgacaataatatcatcaacatagataagCACACATATAGATGTTTTCGACTTATTGTAGATGAATAGAGATGTATCAGACTTAGACGGAACAAAACCAAGTGCTTGCAATTTCTGACTGAGACGAGAGTACCATGCCCTGGGAGCTTGCTTCAGTCCATATAGAGCTTTGTCAAGCTTACACACATGGAAGGGTTTATCCTTGTTCTCAAAACCATGAGGTTGTTTCATgtatacttcctcttccagaacaccatcaAGGAACACATTCTGCACATCTAGTTGTCTgagactccatcccctggaaacagcaatagacaGCACAAGACGAATAGTAGCAGCTTTAACTACAGGACTAAAAGTGTCCTCATAGTCTATACCATACCGCTGTTGCAACAAGTCTGGCTTTGTAGTGATCTATGGTTCCATCGGACTTTCTTTTGATCCTAtaaacccacttgcaatcaatcaaTTTTTTACCTTCCCGTGGAGAAACCAGATGCCACGTGTTATTTTTCTGAAGTGCCATGTATTCCTCTTCCATGGCCTTTTTCCAACGTGTATCACTGAGGGCTTCATCAAGAGTACTAGGTTCACTTGTGGTACACGCTAAACCAAACTTGGTTATCTGTTTATAATTAACTGGTTGAATTACTCCCTTCTGTAGCCGTGTACGAGGTTGAACAGACGAAGTAGTGTTGTTGGCGAGCGCAGAAGATCCAGCATCTGGACCCAGCAATCCCAAGGCAGATCCCCCTGGCGCTCCTAACGCGCCAGCCGCTGTATCAGCGGGATCTTCTGTGGCGATGGACGACGCTGGAGCTGGGGCAGTGGGCGCAGAAGATCCAGGCCGCGCCGATGGCACAAGCCTGACCGGATCGGCCTCGGATCGCAGGCCTGTCGTCAGCTGGGGCGAATCCGCGTCGGATCTCGCGCCCGACTGCTGGCGGCGTATGTAGTGGTGGGGTCCGCTCGCGGGCTAGCGGGCCGGAGGCTCCTGCCGCGTGGCCTTCGAGGATTGGCGCGGGCCGGACGCCGCATCTGGCCCAGTTGAGGCGAGCCGCGTGGCCGCCGCTGGATCGCTGCCGCCGCGCCTGGAAGGCGACACGGGATCTGGCGCGCTGTCGCCCTGCTGGGGCGCGGATCCCGTGACAGATTTGCTGCCACGTGCTGGAGCGCCGATCCCGATGAAGATTTGTCCCCCGCCGTGTGACACATAAAATGTGAAGCGTTTGGGGTGATTTCTTCACCGTTTTCTGTGATTCCTTCATCATTTTCTGCACCATTTTCATCTGCATCATCACAAGACTCAAGTGCACGGTTATGAGGATTAGTCAACATGTGATCTTTACAGTTATTTCCCCCTTGATCAAGACCGGTAAGACTAGATGGTAGAAGGAGAATTTCTTGGCGAAGTAGGGCACCGGCATTGGGATGAAGAGTGGCGAAGGGAAATTTTGTTTCATCAAAGATGACATCTTGTGAGATATAGACGCGTCCGGTTGGAACATCAAGGCACTTGACGCCTTTGTGTTGAGCACTATATTCAATGAACACACATTGTTTGGATCTAAAACTGAGTTTTCGATCATTGTAAGGGCGaagattgggccaacaagtgcATCCAAACACACGAAGAGAAGTGTAGTCTGGTTTGGTATGGAGAAGCCTTTCAGTGGGAGTTTCATTGTTTATAACACGACTAGGTAGCATATTAATGATATGAACTGCAGTGAGAAAAGCCTCGTCCCAAAACTTTAAGGGCATGGAGGCACCAGCAAGAAGGGCAAAGCCAACTTCGACAATGTGTATGTGTTTGCGTTCAGCAGACCCATTCTGTTGATGGGCATGCGGACAAGACACATGATGAGAAATGCCAAGTTTTTGGATAAAAGAGTTGAGCTTCTCGTATACGCCACCCCAATCAGATTGGAGGGCTATGATTTTGGTGTCAAATTTTCTTTCAACTAAAGCTTGGAAATTGAGAAAAACTTGGCATACATTGGAtcttttcttaagaagatagatccaggTAAATTTGCTATAGTCGTCAATGAAACTCACATAATATGTATGTCTACCAACAGAGGAGGGAGGGAGCGGGTCCCCACACATCAGAAAAAAATAAGCTGCAAAGGCttggtagaaatacttgtagaAATAGGATAAGACAACTGATGACTTTTAGCTCTTTGGCAGGAATCACAAATTGTTTCAACATCACGCTCTCCAACAtatgggagcttatttttcctaagcaaacgctcaactaaagaaaaagatgcATGTCCTAATCGATCATGCCACTGTGTTGATGAGACTTTGGTGGCACTAAAAACTTGTTTATTGAGTCTTCTAATCTCCGGAATCAATGGGTAAAGCCCgcgaacacatctacctcgatataGCACCTTCCTCGTGGCCTGATCCTTGATTAAAAAGAAGAAGGGGTGaaattcaagaaagacatgattatCAATGGCAATGCGATGAACGGAAAGAAGACTTTTGGAAGCACTAGGAACATGCAAAAAATTTCTGAGATGAATTTTTCTATGAGGGGTTTTAATAACAGAGTGACCAATGTGACCAATCTTCATACCTTCTCCACTAGCGGTGTGGATGTGATCTTGGCCACGGTACTTCTCGCGCACGGTCACTTTTTCCAGCTTGCCGGTGATGTGGTTTGTGGCTCCGCTGTCGACGTACCAGTTCGTGTCAACACCATATGAGGCTTCAGCCGCCCCGGCCACCTTTTCATCTTGGGACGATGCATCATAATCATCCTCAAATTGGTACCAGCAATCTTTTGCTGAGTGTCCCAGCTTGCCACAGATTTGGCACCTAACAGCGTCCGGGCGTGATTTATTGCTGTTGGAGGAGCTGGTGCGCCGACCCCTATTGTTGGTGGAGGAGGGTCGGCCGCCGCCGCGCGGGTTGCCTTTCTGGCCGCTGCTGTTGCCCCCACCATGGCCCTTGCCCTTGTTGCGAGGAGGTCCACGGTAACTgagccgccaccgccgcggccGCGTGTGGCGATGTTCGCCGAAGACTTGAAGCCGCCGCCGGTCCCTGCCCCTTGGAACAAAGCCACCCTTTGATCAAAGTTACTCATCTGAGCAAACAATTCATCAAGAGTGACCGGGATGGTGCGGGCGTCAAGGGCAGAGACCAACGGTTGGTAGTCCATGTCGAGGCCGTTGAGGATGTAGGAGATCAGCTCGTCATCCTCAAGTGGCCGCCCTGCCGCTGCAAGCTCGTCGGCGAGGGAGCGCATGTGCGCAAAGAACATGGCCACCAATTGTGTTCCCTTCTGCGGGTTCGTGAGGGCAGCGCGGATGTTGTTGATGCGGGACAGCGAGGTTGACGAGAACATCCTTGCCAACGCCGTCCAGAGCTCGTGTGCGTGGGTGATCGCGGTCACCTGTACGAGCACTTCTTTGGACAGATTATTCAGAAGATAACCCAGTACCTGCTGGTCTTCCCTGATCCAAAGTTGATGTAGAGAATTCGGGATGGTCTCCTTCTTGCCATCCTTGTCCTTGGAGACACGACCTTGGCTGGCTCCGGCATGCTCCCGTCCACGTACCCGAAGAAACCAGCACCGCGGAGTTGTGGCGTGATTTGGGTACGCCACAGGATGTAGTTGGTGCGGGTGAGGCGCTCGGTGACTTGGCCGGAGAGGGTAGGGTTGGAGGCGCTGGAGGAAGCCATGGCAGGAGGTTTCGGTGGAGGAGAGAAAACCTAGATGTGATGGAAGAGttaggctctgattaccatgtgggAAACGTCGTACCCGGTTCAGGGCGACGGTTGCATGTTATATAGGCAGGGGCGCGACTCCCTGATAGCGTACAGGTTGTTGAGATTGAGACTTGAGATACAAGGGATAAGCTACTTGGAGTACAAGGGATAAGCTGGAGAAGGAATATTGTTAAAGAGAATAACTACCTAGCCTATCTATGGTTGCAAACCAGATTACCTAGCCGCACCACCTTGACCCATAGTAACGTTGTTTAACAGAGACCATTTCCCACCTTATCTGATTATGTCCTGTTTCTCAGGGCGAGGAAGAGTCGAGAGCAAAGAGGGCTTTCACTATCCTATGTGATCTTCACCGTCGAAGGGTCTGGTTTGATGACCGCACAGCAAATGCTATATGCGATGCTTGTTTCCATCCTTCTTCGAGGTGCATTTTTGTAAGGAAATGTTGGTGTCTGCTGTTGGTTGCTTCCCATCTAAACAAGTGTATTCTACATGCAGGCTTATGTGACAGCTGCTATTTCATTGCTCATTGGGTATGAAACTGTTGAGCAAGAGGATGATAGTGATGCCAGCAGTGAAGATGAAGCAATTCAAAACCCAAATGTTATACTTAGTAAAGAGGATGTTTACAAGGTGATTTGGATGTTTCTGCATATTGGCGCTCTATTGATAGTATTTTAGATCTTATGGTTTCATTTGTCTCTTCTGATGCATTGTGTCTTTTCTTTATTTACTTTCTGCAGTCAAA
This region of Triticum aestivum cultivar Chinese Spring chromosome 2D, IWGSC CS RefSeq v2.1, whole genome shotgun sequence genomic DNA includes:
- the LOC123054718 gene encoding uncharacterized protein, which translates into the protein MFSSTSLSRINNIRAALTNPQKGTQLVAMFFAHMRSLADELAAAGRPLEDDELISYILNGLDMDYQPLVSALDARTIPVTLDELFAQMSNFDQRVALFQGAGTGGGFKSSANIATRGRGGGGSVTVDLLATRARAMVGATAAARKATRAAAADPPPPTIGVGAPAPPTAINHARTLLGAKSVASWDTQQKIAGTNLRMIMMHRPKMKRWPGRLKPHMVLTRTGTSTAEPQTTSPASWKK